The following are from one region of the bacterium genome:
- a CDS encoding NADPH:quinone reductase: MKAIRVHVFGPPDVMRLEEVPDPAPGPGQVLVRIRAVGVNPVETYIRSGTYARRPALPYTPGNDAAGIVEAVGDDVRGVAAGDRVYTSETVTGAYAELALCGASRVHPLPASVSYAQGAAVGVPCTTAWRALFQRARAVPGETALVHGASGGVGIAAVQIARAAGLRVFGTAGTPEGVALVLREGAHAVFDHRSAGYMEEAVAATGGRGFDVILEMLANVNLARDLKALAMGGRVAVIGSRGTVEIDPRDAMARDASVVGMSLFNLPDADRAVVHAALVAGLESGTLRPVIGRELPLSAAAESHVAVMSPGAMGKIVLIP; encoded by the coding sequence ATGAAAGCGATCCGCGTCCATGTGTTCGGACCTCCCGATGTGATGCGACTGGAGGAGGTTCCGGATCCCGCGCCGGGACCGGGGCAGGTGCTGGTCCGCATCCGGGCCGTGGGGGTGAACCCCGTGGAGACGTACATCCGCTCCGGAACGTACGCCCGCCGGCCGGCGCTCCCCTACACCCCCGGGAACGACGCCGCCGGCATCGTCGAGGCGGTGGGGGACGACGTCCGGGGGGTGGCCGCGGGCGACCGCGTGTACACCTCGGAGACGGTCACCGGCGCCTACGCGGAGCTCGCCCTGTGCGGCGCGTCGCGGGTCCACCCGCTCCCCGCCTCCGTCTCGTACGCGCAGGGCGCCGCGGTAGGCGTTCCGTGCACCACCGCCTGGCGCGCCCTCTTCCAGCGGGCGCGGGCCGTTCCCGGCGAAACGGCCCTGGTCCACGGCGCGAGCGGCGGCGTGGGGATCGCGGCGGTCCAGATCGCCCGGGCCGCGGGGCTGCGCGTGTTCGGCACGGCGGGGACCCCCGAGGGGGTCGCCCTGGTCCTGCGCGAGGGGGCCCACGCCGTCTTCGACCACCGTTCGGCGGGGTACATGGAGGAGGCGGTGGCGGCGACGGGGGGCCGGGGGTTCGACGTCATCCTGGAAATGCTCGCCAACGTGAACCTGGCGCGGGACCTCAAGGCCCTCGCGATGGGCGGTCGGGTCGCCGTGATCGGCAGCCGGGGGACCGTGGAGATCGACCCGCGCGATGCGATGGCGCGGGACGCCTCGGTCGTCGGGATGTCCCTCTTCAACCTGCCGGACGCCGACCGGGCCGTCGTCCACGCCGCCCTCGTCGCGGGGCTCGAGAGCGGGACGCTCCGGCCCGTCATCGGCCGGGAGCTGCCGCTGTCGGCGGCGGCGGAGAGCCACGTGGCCGTCATGTCGCCCGGCGCGATGGGAAAGATCGTCCTGATCCCGTAG
- a CDS encoding YtxH domain-containing protein — MDERNDDVMVGAMLVLVGAIIGAGAALLLAPQSGRKTRRDISRYARKTGRMVEGVAGEVVGSVAGMAEAVEEKAEEVLGKGKDLTRESLEAVVEALNEGQQRLGRQRDRLAKLLG; from the coding sequence ATGGACGAGAGGAACGACGATGTGATGGTGGGGGCGATGCTGGTGCTGGTGGGCGCGATTATCGGGGCCGGCGCAGCCCTGCTGCTCGCGCCGCAATCGGGACGGAAAACGCGCAGGGACATCTCCCGGTATGCCCGGAAGACGGGCAGGATGGTGGAAGGCGTTGCGGGGGAAGTCGTCGGGAGCGTGGCCGGGATGGCCGAGGCCGTGGAGGAAAAGGCCGAGGAGGTCCTCGGGAAGGGAAAGGATCTCACCAGGGAGTCCCTGGAGGCGGTGGTAGAAGCGCTGAACGAGGGGCAGCAGCGGCTGGGACGGCAGCGGGACCGTCTGGCGAAATTGCTGGGCTAG